The following nucleotide sequence is from Thermoleophilaceae bacterium.
GCGAGGCCGCGCGAAGTGGACGAGGAGGAAGAGCAGGAGCCCGGCGCCCGCCACGACGGCGAGGCTCACGAGCACGTGCGTCATCACAAACGAGACGTCGAACTCGGGCAGCTCGTTGGTGGACACCGGCACCGGCAGGAAGCCGTGCGCCAGCGCCCAGATCACGAGCCCGGCGCTGAGCACGATCTCGGGGAGAGTCTCGGGGCCGAACGTGGCGAGCAGCGTGGAGTAGCGGGCATTCGGCACCCGCCGGTGTACGAGGAAGAGCTTGAGGAAGTCGCCGCCGCGGGCGGGCACGATCGCGTTGACGCCCGCGCCCGCCAGGTACGCCCCGGCCACATCCCGCGCGCGCAGATCGTCGGCGTCGGGATAGGCGGCCCGCAGGATGGTGAACCAGCCGCGCGTGCGCACCAGCTGTGAGAGCTCGTACACGGCGAACCCGACCAGAAGCCACCAGGGGTTGATGCTCACCGCGCGTTCCGCGATGAGCCGCAGCGCGCCCTCGGCGGAGTGGTACAGCGATTCGATTCGGTCGGTCAGAACGATCCCCCTCCCGAGAGTAGATCGCCATCACCGGATTCGCCTGAAGTCTTAATCCCCCTTAAGGGGGGTTTCTCACCGCTGGATCCTGGCGAGCGAAAACCGAGCTATCCAAGGACGCAGGGTCGAAGTCGTATGTCAATACGACGAGACACGAGGACGCAGGAGAGCGACGGTTCGCAGCCGTCAGGATTCAGCGGCGGACCCGCACCCAGTAATTGAGGTTCTTGGTACCCAGCTTCGTCTTCACCGTCGCCTGAAATGTGAGACGGATTCCGACGGCCCGCACGGGCCACCGGACCACGTCCCGGTAGGTGCCGTTGAACGGGCACGGATCGGGCTTGCCGGGATGGCAGCCTGCGGTGGACACGACCTGTCCCTTGTAGATGAAGTGGTACTGCACCGTGCCGCGCAGCCTGGTGCGGCCGCGCCGGACGACGATCTTCACCGGCCAGGCCTTGCGCGCCTTCGGCGTGTGCGTGGGAACGGTCATCCGAGCGGTCCACGCGGTGCTCTCATGCGCCGGCGTGGCGAGGCCGGCCGGGGCCGCCACGAGAAAGACGACGAATCCAAGTGAGGTTAGAAAAGCTGCACGAACCATCGCTGCATCGTAAAACAGCGCGCGGTCGGGGAGGTTGCGCTAGCCCTCGACCACGATCAGCACCACGAGCCCCGCCGCCAGCACCACCCCACCGAGGCTGATCAGGAGCGTGACGGTGTGATTGAGCTCCGCAAAGTTGCCTTCGCGCACGGCGCGATCCACCTGAGTACGGCGGATGTGGCCGTATGCGAAGCACACGATGCCGATGAGCGCGAAGCCCACACCGAGCACCGTGTAGGGCCACACGTGCCTCACGTTGGTGACCTCCGGGACGAGCCGCGCGGCGGCCAGTGCCGTGGCCACCGATGTGATCCCGGTGCGCCACCAGGCGAGATAGGTGCGCTCGTTGGCGAGCAGCGTGCGGCGCGTGAAGTCACGCGGGTCGAGCGGACGGGCGGGGTCGTAAGGATCTTGACTCATTCGATCACCGCGGCGAGCCGCCCCAGAGCGTCCTCGATCTCGTCGCCGCTCACCGTGAGCGGCGGCAGCATCCGGATCGTGGCGGGTCCTGTGGCGTTCACCACCAGGCGCTGCTCGGTGAGCAGGCGGGTGGCCAGCTCAGGCGCCCCGTGCACGTCGAACGCGCACATCAGGCCGCGGCCGCGCACGTTGGTCACGGGCAACCGCTCGAGGCCCGCCACGAGTGCCTGCCCCTTCGTGCGAACGTCGTCGAGGAACGCCTCGTCGTGAACCACGTCGAGCACGGCATGCGCCGCCGCGCAGGGCACCGGCCCACCGGCGAACGTG
It contains:
- a CDS encoding lysylphosphatidylglycerol synthase transmembrane domain-containing protein, which encodes MVLTDRIESLYHSAEGALRLIAERAVSINPWWLLVGFAVYELSQLVRTRGWFTILRAAYPDADDLRARDVAGAYLAGAGVNAIVPARGGDFLKLFLVHRRVPNARYSTLLATFGPETLPEIVLSAGLVIWALAHGFLPVPVSTNELPEFDVSFVMTHVLVSLAVVAGAGLLLFLLVHFARPRVCGLAVRVRQGCQILHSPRRFVIGVGGPQAASRLIRLVAMVCLMKAVGLPVTVNTAILVMAATSAGRIVPFAPASAGLRVAMLAYGFPAVTDKPIDIASITSFWFTVGAVHLVGGLLISLGVLAYTFGTLSPRKALAAIRHARLQTAAAATR
- a CDS encoding DUF202 domain-containing protein, which gives rise to MSQDPYDPARPLDPRDFTRRTLLANERTYLAWWRTGITSVATALAAARLVPEVTNVRHVWPYTVLGVGFALIGIVCFAYGHIRRTQVDRAVREGNFAELNHTVTLLISLGGVVLAAGLVVLIVVEG